One region of Lytechinus pictus isolate F3 Inbred chromosome 8, Lp3.0, whole genome shotgun sequence genomic DNA includes:
- the LOC135155292 gene encoding uncharacterized protein LOC135155292 has product MVALSLTDELEESERKIGFIPAHIEEPVLVKKTEVDLEMGCYVKSERIGDISVVSFDRLTNGTRFCEPFELDFSNHPDIVAVLLRAGQTQNMEAKCLFSLNFSIPQAVEMALQLDTGQLEGAIGQVLNQQKEETPESTVRVVTDEEITNLAGRLPDAKYSKICEELGFDYNYAQKVKTKLFLDSTAAFKEILQEWKDKGGFIVDLDKALRNSDLEGLIHKYKKQK; this is encoded by the exons atggTGGCATTGTCATTGACAGAT GAGCTGGAAGAGAGTGAAAGGAAAATAGGATTCATTCCTGCTCATATCGAAGAACCTGTCCTCGTAAAGAAGACAGAAGTTGATCTTGAAATGGGATGTTACGTCAAAAGCGAGCGAATTGGAGACATTTCT GTCGTATCATTCGATAGACTGACAAATGGGACCAGGTTTTGTGAGCCATTTGAGCTGGATTTCAGTAATCATCCAGACATTGTTGCAGTATTACTTAGAGCAGGACAAACCCAGAATATGGAGGCCAAGTGTTTATTCTCATTAAACTTTTCCATTCCTCAGGCAGTAGAAATGGCTTTGCAACTAGATACAG GACAACTAGAAGGTGCTATAGGACAAGTACTAAATCAACAAAAGGAAGAAACACCAGA ATCAACAGTGAGAGTAGTAACAGATGAGGAGATCACCAACTTAGCCGGCCGTCTACCTGATGCAAAATACAGCAAGATTTGCGAAGAACTGGGTTTCGATTACAACTACGCACAAAAGGTTAAGACCAAACTTTTTCTGGACTCGACTGCTGCTTTCAAAGAAATATTGCAGGAATGGAAAGACAAAGGTGGATTCATCGTTGATCTTGATAAAGCTCTAAGGAACTCGGACCTTGAAGGGCTCATacataaatataagaaacaaaaatga
- the LOC135155293 gene encoding uncharacterized protein LOC135155293: protein MILGNLPPGHPPQDTSTTRTSIPRTSTPGHLPPGIYPLDIHPRTHPPPGHPSPGHLPPDIYPPESTPRTSTFRTLTPGHLPPDIYPTDIYPPDIYPPGHLPPGHLPPDIYPLDIYPLDIYPTPDIYPRASTPGYLPPDIYMYRTKDGKE from the coding sequence atgattcTAGGaaatctaccccctggacatccaccccaGGACACATCCACCACCCGGACATCCatcccccggacatctacccccggacatttaccccccggaatctaccccctggacatccaccccaGGACACATCCACCACCCGGACATCCatcccccggacatctacccccggacatttaccctccggaatctaccccccggacatctaccttCCGGACATtgacccccggacatctacccccggacatctaccccacGGACATCTACcctccggacatctacccccccggacatctaccccccggacatctacccccagacatctaccccctggacatctaccccctggacatttACCCcaccccggacatctacccccgggcATCTACTCCCGGatatctacccccggacatctacatGTACCGGACAAAGGACGGAAAggagtaa